From Fundulus heteroclitus isolate FHET01 chromosome 14, MU-UCD_Fhet_4.1, whole genome shotgun sequence, the proteins below share one genomic window:
- the pnp5a gene encoding purine nucleoside phosphorylase 5a yields the protein MFPETHKSFSYEDCKATADWLLTQTDIRPSVGIVCGSGLGGLADMLKDQVAFNYKDIPNFPQSTVHGHAGRLVFGTMKGRPCVCMQGRFHLYEGYPIQKITLPMRIFKLLGVETVIITNAAGGLNQDFKVGDIMIIKDHINMPGFAGINPLVGPNDERFGVRFPCMSDAYDRDLQQLAMEVGQELGYGDFLKEGVYCVLGGPSFETIAECRMLHILGADAVGMSTVHEVIVARHCGMRVFALSLITNLGVMDYDSEEKANHEEVLQMGKHRAEQMERLVSSLVNRIEPNNNYI from the exons ATGTTTCCAGAAACGCACAAGAG CTTCAGCTACGAGGACTGCAAGGCCactgctgattggctgctgacGCAGACCGACATCCGACCCTCTGTGGGCATCGTGTGCGGCTCGGGCCTGGGAGGGCTGGCCGACATGTTAAAGGACCAGGTGGCCTTCAACTACAAGGACATCCCTAACTTTCCCCAGAGCACCG TCCACGGGCACGCGGGGAGGCTGGTGTTTGGCACCATGAAAGGAAGGCCCTGTGTTTGCATGCAGGGCCGCTTCCACCTCTACGAGGGCTATCCCATACAGAAG ATCACTCTGCCTATGCGCATCTTCAAGCTCCTCGGCGTTGAGACGGTGATAATCACCAACGCAGCCGGAGGCCTGAACCAAGACTTCAAAGTGGGCGACATCATGATCATCAAAGACCACATCAACATGCCGGGGTTCGCCGGCATCAATCCGCTGGTCGGACCCAACGACGAAAG GTTCGGCGTGCGGTTCCCCTGCATGTCTGACGCTTACGACCGcgacctgcagcagctggcCATGGAAGTGGGACAGGAGCTGGGATACGGAGACTTCTTGAAGGAGGGCGTGTACTGCGTGCTGGGCGGACCGTCGTTTGAGACGATCGCAGAGTGCCGGATGCTGCACATACTGGGCGCCGATGCCGTTG GCATGAGCACAGTCCACGAGGTGATAGTGGCCCGTCACTGTGGCATGCGCGTCTTCGCCCTCTCTTTGATCACCAACTTGGGGGTGATGGACTACGACAGCGAGGAGAAGGCCAACCACGAGGAGGTGCTCCAGATGGGCAAACACCGAGCGGAGCAGATGGAGCGGCTAGTTTCCTCCCTGGTGAACCGGATTGAGCCCAACAACAACTACATCTGA